The DNA sequence GTCGGCTGGGCCGCCGCCGCGCTGGCGCTCGGCCGCTGGGCGCTGGCCCGGCGCGACGCCTGACCCCGGCCGGCAGGGGCGGGGCTGGTCAGCCGGTGGGCGGAACCAGCCCCGCCTCGTACGCGAGGATCGCCGCCTGCACCCGGTTGCGCACGTCCAGTCGGGTGAAGACGCTGTTCAGGTAGCTCTTCACGGTGCCCTCGACCAGGTGCAGCCGGCGGGCGATCTCGGCGTTGGACAGCCCCGCCCCGACCAGCGCGAGCACCTCCCGCTCCCGGTCGGTCAGCCCGGCCAGCCGGTCCCGCGCGTACGGGCCGCGGGCGAGGCGGCCACCGCTCAGCTCGATCACCCGCCGGGCCACCCGCGGCGACAGGTACGCCCCGCCGTCGGCCACCGCGCGCACCCCGGCCAGCAGTTCCCGGGGATCACCGGACTTGAGCAGGAAACCGGCGGCGCCGTGGCCGAGCGCGCGGGCGATCAGGTCGTCGTCGCCGAACGTGGTGAGCATGACCGCGGCGGTCCCCGGCACCAGGCGGCGGATCTGCGC is a window from the Micromonospora sp. DSM 45708 genome containing:
- a CDS encoding response regulator transcription factor, translated to MTDDHGRPVRVVLADDEAMVRAGVRAILAADPGIEVVGEAGDGHVAVELVRAYRPRVALLDIRMPRCDGLSAAAQIRRLVPGTAAVMLTTFGDDDLIARALGHGAAGFLLKSGDPRELLAGVRAVADGGAYLSPRVARRVIELSGGRLARGPYARDRLAGLTDREREVLALVGAGLSNAEIARRLHLVEGTVKSYLNSVFTRLDVRNRVQAAILAYEAGLVPPTG